GCTGTTGATGCGGCGCTGTTGGTGAAACGCTGTTGGTAAGGCGGCCCGCTCGGCTCGGCGCTCCCGCCGTTCCAACAGCGCCGCATCAACAGCGCCCGACCAACAGCGCCGTATCAACAGCGTTCCACCAACAGCGCCCGACCAACAGCGCCGTACCGCTCGCCCGCCCGGTCTAACGCCGCGCCCGCTCCCTCCGCTCAATCCCCCGCCAGCGCCGGCTCGCCCTGCTCCGCCCCGACGGCGGGGAACTTGGCGTCGCCGGACGCGATCGGCGCCTCGGTCGCGGCATCGTCGGCGGGGACGGCGGCAAGCGGCGCGGGGGTCGGGGCGACGGCCCCGGCCAGCTCCAGATCCTTGAGCGCGCGCACGCGCTGCGACAGCCCGTACAGCCGGATGAAGCCGGCCGCGTCGGACTGCTGGTAGACGTCGTCCTCGCCGAAGGTCACGAACCGCTCGTCGTAGAGCGCGTGCGGGCTCTCGCGGCCGATCACCTGGGCCGAGCCCTTGAAGAGGCGGAGCGTGACCGCGCCGGAGACGCGCGCCTGGGTGGCGGCGACGAACGCGTCGTAGGCCTCGCGCTCCGTCGTCCACCAGCGCCCCTCGTAGACGAGGTCGGCGTAGCGCGGCGCGATCACGTCCTTGGCCGCGAGTGTGCGGCGGTCCAGGACGAGCTGCTCCAGCTCGGAGTGCGCGGCGTAGAGAATCGTGCCGCCCGGGGTCTCGTAGACGCCGCGCGACTTCATGCCGATCAGCCGGTCCTCGACGAGGTCGATGCGGCCGACGCCGTGGCGGGCGCCGATCGCGTTGAGACGCGTGAGCAGGTCGACCGGGCCGAGGCGCTCGCCGTCGACCGCGACGGGGGTGCCCTGCTCGAAGGCGACCGTGACCTGGTCGGGGACGTCGGGGGCGGAGGTGACGGGGTCGGCGGTGAGCTGGAACATGTCCTCCGCGGGCGCGACCCCCGGGTTCTCGAGCTGGCCGCCCTCGTGCGAGAGGTGCCAGATGTTCCGATCCCGCGAGTAAATCTTCGTCAGCGTCGCCGCCACCGGCACGCCCTTCTCGGCCGCGTACCGGAGCGCGTCCTCGCGGGAGCGGATGTCCCACTCGCGCCACGGCGCGATGACCGGCAGGTCGGGGGCAAAGGCCATGTACGTCAGCTCGAAGCGCACCTGGTCGTTGCCCTTGCCTGTGCAGCCGTGGGCGAGCGCGTCGGCGCCGACCTCGCGGGCGATCTCGACCTGACGCCGCGCGATGAGCGGGCGGGCCATGGAGGTGCCGAGCAGGTACTTGCGGTCGTAGATCGCCCCGGCGCGGAGGGTCGGGAAGATGAAGTCGCGGACGAACTCCTCCCGCAGGTCCTCGATGTAGCACGCGTCGGCGCCCGAGGCGATCGCCTTCTGCCGCACCCCGTCGAGCTCGTCGCCCTGCCCGATGTCGGCCGCCACGCAGACGACCTTCGCGCCCGGATAATGCTCCTTGAGCCACGGAACGATGATCGACGTGTCGAGGCCGCCCGAATAGGCGAGCGCGATCGTGCGGACGGGCGGCTGGGACGGGGTGGACGCGGACGGGCGGGACATGGCGAGCTCCGATTAGTTATGCAGTGTTTGTGCATATCTAGCCGATCCAGAACCGAAGTCAACGAGAAACGGGCGGCTTCGAGTTCCGGGGAGTGGGACGGCCGGTGCTCGCTCGCCGATGCTGCAGACGGCCGCCGGCAACGCACGCTGAGCGGGTGGACTGGCGCGCGGGCGCGCGGGGCCCCACTGTGCAGGGTGCGCCGGGGTGCGGCGCGCACGGTGGGCCGGCGGCGGCCCGGCAGCAGCGAACTCGGCGAAGCCGAGGAGGGGGGCGAGATGCGCACGAGCACGGAGACTCGGCGGTGTGCGGTCGCGGGCGTGTGGGCGGCGGCGGTGGTGGCGGGGTGTGCGAGCGGGGGCGCGCAGTTGGCCGGCGTGCGGCGGACGGCGCGGGCGGGGGACAGCGTGCAGGTCGGCTACGGGGCGCAGGACCGGCGGCGCACGACGGGCAGCGTGAGCAGCGTGTCGGGCGACGAGGCGCGGACGCAGCACATGACGCGGGTCGAGGAACTGCTGCAGCGGGTGCCCGGCGTGGTCGTCACGCCGCGCGGCGACGGGAGCTACTCGGTGGTGATCCGGGGCGCGTCGACGCTCAGCGCGTATAGCCGCGCCGACCCGCTCTTCGTCATCGACGGCCAGCCGGTCGCCGACGGCGTCGGCGTCCTGAACTCGATCCCGCCGCAGGACGTCGAGCGGATCGACGTCCTCAAGGACGCCGAGGCGAGCATTTATGGGTCGCGGTCCGCGAACGGCGTGATCCTGATCCGCACGCGCCACGCGAAGGTCGTCCGCGACTAACGCCGGCCGCGGTCAGCGGGCGAGTTCTGGTGCGGGGCGGCGCGGGCGCCGCGCGCGCCGGACGACGGGTGCGGGCTCGAGCCCCGCGGCGGGCTCGCACACGGCGCCGACGACGCGCGTGAGCCCGCGCACGAGCCGGAGCGTGTCCGCCGAATCGGCGAGCAGGGCGGCGACGTCGGTCGGCGACGCGGCGGCGAGGCGTTCGGCGAGGAGCGCGAGCGTCTCGACGCGCGCGAGGGCCGCCTGCGCGGCGAGGAGGGCGCGGCGGTGCTCGGCGCGGTCGTACGCCAGGTTGCCGGCGGCGATCTGCGCGGGCACCGCCGCCGCGGCGCGCCGCAGGTCGTCGGCGAGGGCGCCGAGCCCGTCGGCGGGGAGCGTCTGCGCGAGGCGGTGGGCGTGGGCCGCGACGTCGAGGGCGCGTTGCCACGCGCGGAGAAGACGGTAGCCTGCGGCCGCGCGCGGCAGGACGTCGTAGGGTGGAGCGCTCGTCGGCGGGGCGGGCGTGGGGTGGGCGGCGGCTTCGAGGTTCGTCATGGTCGGCTCCGGCGGGACGGGATTCGGAGCGGCGATGGTACGCGCGTGCCGCGGTCCGGAGCGAGCCCGAAACGTTGCCGAGTGGGCCGAAACGTTGCGTCCCCGCCGCGCCTACGCCGCGGCGAGCTGCTCCAGGCGTTCGGCGACGCGCGCGCGGCCGTCGGCGGAGCGGCAGATGATGAGCACCGTGTCGTCGCCGCCGATCGTGCCGATCACGTCGGGCCAGCCCGAGGCGTCGAGGGCGGCCGCGATCGGCTGGGCGCCGCTCGGTACGGTGTGCACGACGACGAGCTCGCCGACGCCGTCGAGGCGGTCGAACAGCTGTGGGAGGAGGGAGGCGAGGGCCGCGCGCGCCTGCTCGGCGGCGGTGTTGGTGCCGTTCGCGCCGCCGGTGGTGACGTAGCGCATCCCGTCGTTCGTGGGGACGCGGGCGAGGCGCAGCTCGTGGAGGTCGCGCGAGAGCGTGGACTGCGTGACGTCCCACCCGCGGCCGTGGAGGTGACGGCGGAGTTCCTCCTGGCTGCCGACCACGTGCGCGCCGACGATGTCGAGGATGGCGCGCTGGCGGTCGCGTTTGGTCGTGGCCGACGGTTGGGCTGTCATGCCGCATAAGTTAGAGGGCGTGACCGCCCCGCCTCGTACGCCGGATCCGGCGTCCCCGCATTCGGCGTCCCCGACGCCGAGCCCGCGCGCGGGCGGGAAGACCGGGGCGCGGCCGATGGTCGCGCTGGACCGGGCGCTGGAGCGGCTGCCGCTCTTCCGCCTCAGCGATTCGGCGGACGACGGCGCGCTCACCTACGTGCCGCAGCCGGGCGCGCGGTGGCGGGTGCTCCCCGCGCCGGGGGACCGGCTGCCGGGGACGTTCGACCAGGACGTCTACGTCGGGCTGCTGCACCGGTGGGGTGAGGCCGGGCGGCCGGACGACGGCGCGATCAGCTTTACCCTCCACGCGTTCCTCCGCGCGCTCGGCCGCACGCCCGACGGCCGGACGTACGAGCAGCTGCGCGGCGCGCTCACGCGGCTGGAGCGGACGACGCTCGAGTCGACGGGGACGTACGCGGGCGCGTACGCGGAGGACGCCGGGGCGGTGGCGCCGGGGGCAGTTTCGTCGGGGGCGGTGGCGCCGGGGGCGGTGGCGCGGTTCGCGGTGCTCGCCTCGGTGGTGATCGAGCGGCGGCGCGTGGTCGAAGAGGAGCAGCAGGAGCAGCTCGCGCTCTTTCCCGAGCTCGCCGCCGTCGAGCCCGGGGACGCGCGCGTCGTGCTCGGCCCGGCGCTGCGCGCGAACGTGGCGGCGGGGCGGACGTCGACAGTCTCGTGGGCGCGGTATCAGCGGCTGCGGTCGCCCGTGGCGCGGCGACTGTACCGGTTGTTGACGGCGTTGTGGGCGGACGCGCCGGACGCGACGCGGTGGCGCGCGCCGCTCGAGCGGTGGGCGGAACAGCTGCCGCTCACGCAGCGTTACCCGTCGCACCTGCAGCGCGTGCTCGCGCCGGCGCACGAGATGTTGGTGAAGGCGGGCGTGGTGCGCGCGGCCGCGTGCGTGCAGGACGGGCGTGCGTGGTGGGTCGAGTACGAGGCGCCGGGCTGACGGCGGCCGGAGGGCGTCGGCCCGACGAGGCCGGGGGCGGACTTTGCGCCGATTCAGTGCCGATTCTCTAAGGAACCCGCCGGCGCCCGTTGCGGTATCCGCTACGTTGCTGGTCCCCCTCTTCGTCAAGAGCGTTTCGCGCATGCGTCTGACCCGTCGTCCCGGCCGGATGGCCGCCGTCGCCACCGTTGCCCTCGTGCCGCTCGTGGCCGGCGGGTGGCTCGCCCAGTCGCGCGGCGCGCGCGAGGGCCCCGCGCTCCTCGAGCAGGTCATGGGGCTCGTGTCGCAGCGTTTCGTCGACACCGTCGGCGCGGGGATGCTCTACGAGAAGGCGGCGCGCGGGCTCGTGAAGGAGCTCAACGACCCGTACTCGGAGCTGTTCACGCCGAAGCAGATCGCCGACTTCACGCGCAACACGAACGGGCGCTACGCGGGGATCGGGATGGAGATCACGGCGCCGCAGAACGGCTACGTGACGGTGGCGCGCGTCTTCCCGCACTCGCCGGCCGAGGGCGCGGGGGTGCAGGAGGGCGACCGCATCGCGGGGATCGACACGGCGAACGCGAAGGGGTGGACGAGCAGCCAGGTGCAGAACGGGCTGTTAGGCCAGCCCGGCACGCCGGTCACGGTGAAGTTCCTGCGCCCGGGCGTCGCGCAGCCGATCGTCGCGCGGCTCACGCGCGCGATCATCCACGTGCCCGCGGTGCAGTTCTCCGTCGTGCTCGACGGCACGGTGGGCTACGTGCCGGTGCAGCGCTTCAACGAGACGACGGCGCAGGAGATCGGCGACGCGATCCGCTCGCTCGAGCGGCAGGGCGCGAAGAGCCTCGTGCTCGACCTGCGCGACAACGGCGGCGGCATCCTCGACCAGGCGGTGGCGACGAGCAACCTGTTCATGCGCCGCGGCCAGGAGGTCCTGAGCCAGCGCGGGCGGCAGGGCGAGTCGCAGGTCTACGTGGCGACCGAGCAGCCGCTCGCGCCGACGATCCCGATGGTCGTGATGACGAACGGCGGCACGGCGTCGGCGTCGGAGATCGTCGCGGGCGCGCTGCAGGACCACGACCGCGCGCTCGTCGTCGGGACGACGAGCTTCGGCAAGGGGCTCGTGCAGACGCTCTTCCCGCTCGACGGCGGCTACGCGTTGAAGCTGACGACGGCCAAGTGGTTCACGCCCACCGGGCGCTCGATCCACAAGGAGCGCCGGCTGCAGGCGGACGGCCAGTTCGTCGAGGTGCACCCGGACTCGCTCGAGACCGACTCCGCCAAGAAGGCGCGCCCGGTATACCGGAGCGACGCGGGGCGCGTGGTATACGGCGGCGGCGCGATCACGCCCGACGTCTCGGTCAAGCCCGACACGCTCACGACGCCGGAGCAGACGCTGGCGAAGGCAGTCGCGCCGAAGTCGGTCGAGTTCTTCAACGCGCTCAACGACATCGCCTTCGAGCAGAAGGGGCGCGTGCGGCCGGACTTCACCGTCCAGCCGGCGTGGCGCGAGGCGCTGTACCAGAAGCTCGTGCAGGCCAAGGTCCCGGTGGACCGCGCGCAGTGGGACGCGGGGCACGCGTGGGCGGACCGCTACATCGAGCAGCGCGTCGCGCGGGTGGCGTTCGGCGACACGACGGCGTTCCGGCACCAGATGAAGGACGACGTGCAGCTGGAGCGCGCGGTGCAGATCCTCAAGCGCGGCGGGACGCAGCGCGACCTGTTCGCGGTGGCGCAGGCGATGGCGCCGGCGAGCACGGCCAACCGTACGGTGCCGCCGCGGCCGACGACGGCGTCGACGCCGGAGCGTTAGTCCGTCGCGGCGGGGCGGCGAAGCGGGCGGGCCCACGCGGGCCCGCCCGCTTCGCGTTTAGAGCAGCGGCAGCGTCGCGGACGCCGCCCGCGCGCCCTCGTGGCGCAGCAGCCAGCGCTTGCGCTCGACGCCCCCGCCGAAGCCGGCGAGCGACCCGTCGGCGCCGACCACGCGGTGGCACGGGACGACGATCGACAGCGGGTTCCGTCCGTTCGCGCCGCCGACCGCGCGCACGGCCGACGGCGACCCGACGCGGCGCGCGAGCTCCGCGTAGCTGATCGTCTCGCCGAACGGGATCGCGCGCAGCGCGGCCCAGACGCGCGTCTGGAACGGCGTGCCGCGCGCGGCGAGCGGTAAGTCGAAAGTCGTGCGCGTGCCGGCGAAGTACGCGTCGAGTTGCGCGCGGGCCTCCGCGACGACGTCCGACGCCGGTCCGGCGCGGTCGGACGCCGGCGCCGACGCGGGGGCGATCCGCGCGGGGGCGACCGCGGCGGCGTGCTCGTGCGGCTCGAAGTAGACGGCGCGCAGGCCGGCGGCGTCGGCCACGACGAGCAGCGGACCGACGGGGCTGGGGATGGTGGTGTGGACGGTGGTCACGTGGGGCGGCGGACGGGCGACGCGCTGTGGCGGCCGAGTATGGCGCCGTCCGGGGCGCGCCGCCAGCGGCGCCCGTCGCGCGGGCGCGTTCCCCGGGGCGCGTTCCCCCGCTAGCGTGCGTTCCATGATCGCGCTCCCGACCTCCATGCGCCGCCGCGTCTCGCTCGTCGCGGGCGCGCTCGCCGTCCTGGCGCACCGGCCCGGTCCGGCCGGCGCGCAGGCGCCCATGCCCGCGGAGCCGCTCCCCGCGGCGCAACGCATCCCCACCGGCTCCCGCCCCGTCCCGGCCGACAGCGGCGAGCGCCACCTCGCCAACGTCCGGCAGCTCACCTTCGGCGGCGAGAACGCGGAGGCGTACTTCAGCGCCAACGGCAACTATCTCACCTTCCAGGGCCGCGTGGACCAGACGGGCTGC
The Gemmatimonadetes bacterium T265 genome window above contains:
- a CDS encoding argininosuccinate synthase, which codes for MSRPSASTPSQPPVRTIALAYSGGLDTSIIVPWLKEHYPGAKVVCVAADIGQGDELDGVRQKAIASGADACYIEDLREEFVRDFIFPTLRAGAIYDRKYLLGTSMARPLIARRQVEIAREVGADALAHGCTGKGNDQVRFELTYMAFAPDLPVIAPWREWDIRSREDALRYAAEKGVPVAATLTKIYSRDRNIWHLSHEGGQLENPGVAPAEDMFQLTADPVTSAPDVPDQVTVAFEQGTPVAVDGERLGPVDLLTRLNAIGARHGVGRIDLVEDRLIGMKSRGVYETPGGTILYAAHSELEQLVLDRRTLAAKDVIAPRYADLVYEGRWWTTEREAYDAFVAATQARVSGAVTLRLFKGSAQVIGRESPHALYDERFVTFGEDDVYQQSDAAGFIRLYGLSQRVRALKDLELAGAVAPTPAPLAAVPADDAATEAPIASGDAKFPAVGAEQGEPALAGD